The genomic window GCCCTGGGTTATGTAGAAATTTACTGCAATCTGTTCACTGCTGATCAATTTTTTCCAAAGGCTTGAGGAATTATGAATATCCGAGATCGAATCGATACTGAGTCTCGTGGACCGCTAGATGAGATGCTTGCGGAGACTCCCGGAGGTTTTAATGCCATCAAGGATATTCGTGAAAGACGACAAAAACTGGAAGAACAACAGCAAAAATGGGCTAAGGACCAGCCACCGAATGAAAACGTGGTCACGGAGGATCGTGAGATCCCAGGCCCAGAGGAAGCACCTCCAGTGGGGGTGAGAGTCTATCGTCCAAAAGCTGCTTCCGGTGTGTTGCCGGGAATCTTCTTCATTCATGGTGGCGGGATGATCATGGGTGCTGTGGAGGGAGAGAACCTGAAAGCTACCGAGCTTTGCGAAGCAATCCAGGCAGTGGTAGTTTCAGTAGAATATCGATTGGCTCCTGAACACCCACATCCAGCTCCTGTGCGGGACTGCTATGCCGCACTCAAGTGGATGGCACAGAATGCAGACGAATGGGCTTTTGATGTGGATCGACTGGCTGTAGTTGGTGGCAGTGCAGGGGGTGGTCTTACGATCGCCACCACGATGATGGCCCGGGATAAGGGATTCCCTCGAATCTGTTTTCAGATGCCACTGTACCCAATGATTGATGATCGGAATGAGACTCCTTCCAGTTACGAAATCATGGACGTGGGGGTCTGGGATCGTGAAGGGAATGTCGAGGCTTGGCAATGGTATCTGGGAGGAAAGTCAGCAGATAATTACGCTGCACCCGCACGAGCTGAAAACCTTGCGGGCTTACCACCGACCTTTATTGATGTCGGCGAACTGG from SAR324 cluster bacterium includes these protein-coding regions:
- a CDS encoding alpha/beta hydrolase, whose product is MNIRDRIDTESRGPLDEMLAETPGGFNAIKDIRERRQKLEEQQQKWAKDQPPNENVVTEDREIPGPEEAPPVGVRVYRPKAASGVLPGIFFIHGGGMIMGAVEGENLKATELCEAIQAVVVSVEYRLAPEHPHPAPVRDCYAALKWMAQNADEWAFDVDRLAVVGGSAGGGLTIATTMMARDKGFPRICFQMPLYPMIDDRNETPSSYEIMDVGVWDREGNVEAWQWYLGGKSADNYAAPARAENLAGLPPTFIDVGELDLFRDEDIQFAARLIQAGVPTELHVYPGAYHASEVFAPESALSQSILARRTEALLRALKS